Proteins found in one Pyrus communis chromosome 15, drPyrComm1.1, whole genome shotgun sequence genomic segment:
- the LOC137717631 gene encoding uncharacterized zinc finger CCHC domain-containing protein At4g19190 — MEGEEEGGIRLSKRFADKGGGGGGGGEVDYKNKSGTAWSHSYLNQKPWHPLSYPNQRRKWIAEQIQAQRQRRTEEVSREYAQEQEFFRQAALVSKKDKEKIETMKAVSFMYVRPPGYNAESAKAAEIADESAREHPQTQALTDATATSTSSQRPPESLPPTAEHAKKSRPKDVFGRPLPTEQEFEVLKNAPRLETGVPTRAKPFGVEVRNVKCVRCGTFGHQSGDRECPLKDVIMPNEESRLKRDDPLTAILAHTDPSEPLKWELKQKPGISPPRGGFKPDDPNQQIVAEDTIFDEYGGFLSGNAIPELLTNFSSKPRFKSTKKNKHKKKQSSPVSGEDGFSSSYEDDKKSKKKMSKVNKKKHSHSESSSSEILEFDRHKVKRRVKHCYSCEKSNHEKHHKSIKNRKKHSDSSENSEIYRHYSRRDNSSVRCTVSSEDSEALKHHRDVQRRRKHSFSFEESDHEKHRRSRMIRQKHSHSYEDSKIDRHCGRDVSRDRLNNSSKGSESDRPLKSVKSRHRHSNSSEDSDTEKENRHRKSRDRYSYSYGETENEKHHKSTNRKHKRFCT, encoded by the exons ATGGAAGGTGAAGAGGAAGGAGGGATAAGGCTGAGTAAGAGATTTGCGGacaaaggaggaggaggaggaggaggtggggaGGTTGATTACAAGAATAAGTCAGGCACGGCGTGGAGCCACTCGTACCTGAATCAGAAGCCATGGCACCCTCTCTCTTACCCCAATCAGCGCCGTAAGTGGATCGCAGAGCAGATCCAGGCCCAGCGTCAGCGTCGTACCGAGGAGGTCTCCCGCGAG TATGCACAAGAGCAGGAATTCTTTCGGCAGGCTGCTCTCGTCTCCAAGAAAGACAAGGAAAAG ATTGAGACTATGAAAGCTGTTAGCTTTATGTATGTTCGACCGCCTGGTTACAATGCCGAAAGTGCAAAAGCTGCAGAGATTGCTGATGAGAGTGCAAGAGAGCACCCACAAACACAAGCTCTAACAGATGCTACTGCTACTTCCACTTCAAG CCAACGCCCACCCGAGTCTTTGCCTCCCACTGCTGAACATGCCAAGAAATCAAGGCCTAAAGATGTGTTTGGCCGTCCTTTACCAACAGAACAagaatttgaagttttgaaaaatgCTCCAAG GCTGGAGACTGGTGTTCCTACGAGGGCAAAACCATTTGGAGTTGAAGTGCGCAATGTAAAGTGCGTAAGGTGTGGAACTTTTGGTCACCAAAGTGGCGACCGTGAATGTCCGTTGAAGGATGTCATAATGCCCAACGAAGAGAGCCGTTTGAAAAGGGACGACCCTTTGACTGCTATTCTTGCCCACACAGATCCTAGCGAG CCTTTAAAGTGGGAACTCAAGCAAAAACCAGGAATTAGTCCTCCACGTGGAGGGTTTAAACCAGATGATCCCAACCAACAAATAGTTGCTGAGGACACCATATTTGATGAATATGGAG GGTTTCTCAGCGGGAATGCCATCCCTGAGTTGCTGACCAACTTCTCAAGCAAACCCAGGTTCAAGTCCACAAAGAAGAACAAGCACAAAAAAAAGCAGTCATCACCAGTTAGTGGGGAAGATGGGTTTTCATCTTCTTATGAGGATGATAAGAAgtcaaagaagaagatgagcaaGGTAAATAAGAAGAAGCACAGCCATTCTGAATCAAGCTCATCAGAGATTCTGGAATTTGATAGGCATAAAGTAAAGCGTAGAGTCAAGCATTGTTATTCATGTGAGAAATCAAATCATGAAAAGCATCACAAAAGTATAAAGAACAGAAAGAAGCATTCTGATTCATCTGAAAATTCCGAGATTTATAGGCATTACAGCAGAAGGGACAACAGCAGTGTCAGGTGTACTGTTTCATCTGAAGATTCTGAGGCTCTGAAGCACCATAGAGATGTCCAGCGCAGACGCAAGCACTCTTTTTCATTTGAGGAATCGGATCATGAAAAACATCGTAGAAGTAGAATGATCAGACAGAAGCATTCTCATTCATATGAAGATTCCAAGATTGATAGGCATTGCGGAAGGGACGTGAGCAGGGACAGGTTAAATAATTCATCTAAAGGCTCTGAGTCTGATAGACCCCTTAAAAGTGTCAAAAGCAGACACCGGCATTCTAATTCATCTGAAGATTCTGACACAGAGAAGGAAAATAGACATAGAAAGAGCAGGGATAGGTACTCTTACTCATATGGTGAAACCGAAAATGAGAAGCATCATAAAAGTACTAACAGAAAACACAAGCGCTtttgtacttga
- the LOC137718380 gene encoding ABC transporter G family member 14 isoform X2, producing the protein MSLSSIVPKPAEYGGSDSTCATAVEGSPEMPAGTQNKAAPATQVNSQAFLQLTLYPITLKFEEVFYKVKVDQKGSRDSSRSREKSILSGITGMVCPGEILAMLGPSGSGKTTLLTALGGRLNHQNNSKFMSGNISYNGQSFCGAIKRRTGFVAQDDVLYPHLTVTETLVFTAMLRLPNSLSRDEKVQHVEHVISELGLTRCRSSMIGGPLFRGISGGEKKRVSIGQEMLINPSLLLLDEPTSGLDSTTAQRILTTLKRLASGGRTLVTTIHQPSSRIYHMFDKLVLLSEGSPIYYGPASAALDYFSSIGFSTSLPSVNPADLLLDLANGIAPDSKHACEQRENTNTEQEQQMVRKALISAYDKNIYAKLKDELCAGLEVNNYNNYMKEAASAKQYWCTSWWHQFKVLLQRGLRERRYEAFNRLRIFQVISVATLGGLLWWRTPTSHIEDRIALLFFFSVFWGFYPLYNAVFTFPQERRMLIKERSSGMYRLSSYFLARTVGDLPLELALPTAFVLIIYWMGGLKPDPFTFILSLLVVLYNVLVSQSLGLAIGAILMDIKQATTLASVTTLVFLIAGGYYIQQIPPFIVWLKYLSYSYYCYKLLLGVQYDEDDFYECSKGVLCRVGDLPAIKSMGGLEHLWLDVSILALMLLGYRLLAYLALHRVRLRR; encoded by the exons ATGTCTCTCAGCAGCATAGTGCCAAAACCAGCAGAATATGGCGGCAGCGACAGTACTTGTGCTACTGCTGTTGAAGGTTCGCCGGAGATGCCTGCTGGAACCCAGAACAAGGCAGCGCCCGCCACCCAAGTTAATTCGCAAGCTTTCCTACAACTGACGTTGTACCCTATAACTTTAAAG TTTGAGGAGGTGTTTTACAAAGTGAAAGTGGACCAGAAAGGGAGTAGGGATAGCAGCAGATCTAGAGAAAAAAGTATACTGAGTGGGATAACAGGTATGGTATGTCCGGGAGAGATACTAGCCATGTTAGGGCCATCTGGAAGTGGGAAGACGACCCTCCTTACTGCCCTGGGAGGGCGCCTCAATCATCAGAATAACAGCAAGTTCATGTCAGGCAATATCAGCTACAACGGCCAGTCATTCTGCGGCGCCATCAAACGACGAACGGGATTCGTTGCCCAAGACGACGTTCTGTACCCGCATCTCACCGTGACTGAGACTCTTGTGTTCACGGCTATGCTGAGGCTGCCCAACAGCCTAAGCCGGGACGAGAAAGTGCAGCACGTGGAGCACGTTATCAGCGAGCTGGGCTTGACTCGGTGCCGGAGCAGCATGATAGGGGGCCCACTGTTTAGAGGGATATCAGGGGGTGAGAAGAAGAGGGTGAGTATAGGTCAAGAGATGCTGATTAACCCGAGCTTACTTTTGCTGGATGAGCCCACCTCAGGGTTGGACTCCACTACAGCTCAGCGGATCCTGACCACACTCAAAAGGCTTGCTAGTGGGGGCCGAACCCTTGTCACCACCATCCACCAGCCCTCCAGCCGCATCTACCACATGTTTGATAAGCTCGTCCTGCTTTCCGAGGGCTCACCCATTTATTATGGCCCTGCTTCTGCGGCCCTAGATTATTTTTCCTCCATCGGTTTCTCCACGTCCTTGCCTAGTGTTAATCCTGCTGATCTTTTGCTGGATCTTGCTAACg GAATCGCCCCTGATTCCAAACATGCATGTGAGCAGCGCGAGAATACGAACACGGAACAGGAGCAACAGATGGTGAGAAAAGCTCTCATTTCTGCCTACGATAAGAACATTTATGCAAAGTTGAAAGATGAGCTCTGTGCTGGTTTGGAGGTCAACAACTACAACAATTACATGAAAGAAGCTGCTTCTGCAA AGCAATATTGGTGTACAAGCTGGTGGCACCAGTTCAAGGTGCTGCTTCAGAGGGGGTTAAGGGAGCGAAGGTACGAAGCCTTCAACAGGCTAAGGATTTTCCAAGTAATAAGTGTGGCCACGCTTGGTGGACTCCTCTGGTGGCGCACACCCACTTCTCACATTGAAGACCGT ATCGctttgctcttcttcttctcagtgTTCTGGGGGTTCTACCCACTGTACAATGCAGTGTTCACATTTCCCCAGGAGAGAAGGATGCTGATAAAAGAACGATCATCGGGAATGTACCGGCTTTCATCGTACTTCCTTGCAAGAACAGTTGGAGACCTGCCGCTGGAGCTGGCACTGCCAACGGCATTTGTGTTGATAATCTATTGGATGGGAGGGCTTAAACCGGACCCCTTTACATTCATCCTGTCCCTGCTCGTGGTTCTGTACAACGTGCTGGTCTCCCAAAGCCTAGGGTTAGCCATTGGTGCCATTCTGATGGACATAAAGCAAGCCACCACTTTGGCCTCGGTTACAACACTTGTCTTCCTCATCGCCGGGGGTTACTACATTCAACAGATTCCCCCCTTCATCGTGTGGCTCAAGTACTTGAGTTATAGCTACTACTGTTACAAGCTTCTTCTTGGGGTCCAATACGATGAGGACGACTTTTATGAGTGCTCCAAGGGTGTCTTGTGCCGAGTCGGAGATTTGCCCGCCATCAAATCCATGGGCGGTCTCGAACACTTGTGGCTCGATGTCTCCATTCTCGCCTTAATGTTACTGGGTTACCGCCTTCTTGCTTATCTTGCACTCCATCGAGTGCGCTTGAGGAGATAA
- the LOC137718380 gene encoding ABC transporter G family member 14 isoform X1 — protein MSLSSIVPKPAEYGGSDSTCATAVEGSPEMPAGTQNKAAPATQVNSQAFLQLTLYPITLKFEEVFYKVKVDQKGSRDSSRSREKSILSGITGMVCPGEILAMLGPSGSGKTTLLTALGGRLNHQNNSKFMSGNISYNGQSFCGAIKRRTGFVAQDDVLYPHLTVTETLVFTAMLRLPNSLSRDEKVQHVEHVISELGLTRCRSSMIGGPLFRGISGGEKKRVSIGQEMLINPSLLLLDEPTSGLDSTTAQRILTTLKRLASGGRTLVTTIHQPSSRIYHMFDKLVLLSEGSPIYYGPASAALDYFSSIGFSTSLPSVNPADLLLDLANGIAPDSKHACEQRENTNTEQEQQMVRKALISAYDKNIYAKLKDELCAGLEVNNYNNYMKEAASASNSLSISSLALIFLAPEQYWCTSWWHQFKVLLQRGLRERRYEAFNRLRIFQVISVATLGGLLWWRTPTSHIEDRIALLFFFSVFWGFYPLYNAVFTFPQERRMLIKERSSGMYRLSSYFLARTVGDLPLELALPTAFVLIIYWMGGLKPDPFTFILSLLVVLYNVLVSQSLGLAIGAILMDIKQATTLASVTTLVFLIAGGYYIQQIPPFIVWLKYLSYSYYCYKLLLGVQYDEDDFYECSKGVLCRVGDLPAIKSMGGLEHLWLDVSILALMLLGYRLLAYLALHRVRLRR, from the exons ATGTCTCTCAGCAGCATAGTGCCAAAACCAGCAGAATATGGCGGCAGCGACAGTACTTGTGCTACTGCTGTTGAAGGTTCGCCGGAGATGCCTGCTGGAACCCAGAACAAGGCAGCGCCCGCCACCCAAGTTAATTCGCAAGCTTTCCTACAACTGACGTTGTACCCTATAACTTTAAAG TTTGAGGAGGTGTTTTACAAAGTGAAAGTGGACCAGAAAGGGAGTAGGGATAGCAGCAGATCTAGAGAAAAAAGTATACTGAGTGGGATAACAGGTATGGTATGTCCGGGAGAGATACTAGCCATGTTAGGGCCATCTGGAAGTGGGAAGACGACCCTCCTTACTGCCCTGGGAGGGCGCCTCAATCATCAGAATAACAGCAAGTTCATGTCAGGCAATATCAGCTACAACGGCCAGTCATTCTGCGGCGCCATCAAACGACGAACGGGATTCGTTGCCCAAGACGACGTTCTGTACCCGCATCTCACCGTGACTGAGACTCTTGTGTTCACGGCTATGCTGAGGCTGCCCAACAGCCTAAGCCGGGACGAGAAAGTGCAGCACGTGGAGCACGTTATCAGCGAGCTGGGCTTGACTCGGTGCCGGAGCAGCATGATAGGGGGCCCACTGTTTAGAGGGATATCAGGGGGTGAGAAGAAGAGGGTGAGTATAGGTCAAGAGATGCTGATTAACCCGAGCTTACTTTTGCTGGATGAGCCCACCTCAGGGTTGGACTCCACTACAGCTCAGCGGATCCTGACCACACTCAAAAGGCTTGCTAGTGGGGGCCGAACCCTTGTCACCACCATCCACCAGCCCTCCAGCCGCATCTACCACATGTTTGATAAGCTCGTCCTGCTTTCCGAGGGCTCACCCATTTATTATGGCCCTGCTTCTGCGGCCCTAGATTATTTTTCCTCCATCGGTTTCTCCACGTCCTTGCCTAGTGTTAATCCTGCTGATCTTTTGCTGGATCTTGCTAACg GAATCGCCCCTGATTCCAAACATGCATGTGAGCAGCGCGAGAATACGAACACGGAACAGGAGCAACAGATGGTGAGAAAAGCTCTCATTTCTGCCTACGATAAGAACATTTATGCAAAGTTGAAAGATGAGCTCTGTGCTGGTTTGGAGGTCAACAACTACAACAATTACATGAAAGAAGCTGCTTCTGCAAGTAATTCCTTAAGCATATCCTCTCTCGCTCTCATTTTCCTAGCCCCTG AGCAATATTGGTGTACAAGCTGGTGGCACCAGTTCAAGGTGCTGCTTCAGAGGGGGTTAAGGGAGCGAAGGTACGAAGCCTTCAACAGGCTAAGGATTTTCCAAGTAATAAGTGTGGCCACGCTTGGTGGACTCCTCTGGTGGCGCACACCCACTTCTCACATTGAAGACCGT ATCGctttgctcttcttcttctcagtgTTCTGGGGGTTCTACCCACTGTACAATGCAGTGTTCACATTTCCCCAGGAGAGAAGGATGCTGATAAAAGAACGATCATCGGGAATGTACCGGCTTTCATCGTACTTCCTTGCAAGAACAGTTGGAGACCTGCCGCTGGAGCTGGCACTGCCAACGGCATTTGTGTTGATAATCTATTGGATGGGAGGGCTTAAACCGGACCCCTTTACATTCATCCTGTCCCTGCTCGTGGTTCTGTACAACGTGCTGGTCTCCCAAAGCCTAGGGTTAGCCATTGGTGCCATTCTGATGGACATAAAGCAAGCCACCACTTTGGCCTCGGTTACAACACTTGTCTTCCTCATCGCCGGGGGTTACTACATTCAACAGATTCCCCCCTTCATCGTGTGGCTCAAGTACTTGAGTTATAGCTACTACTGTTACAAGCTTCTTCTTGGGGTCCAATACGATGAGGACGACTTTTATGAGTGCTCCAAGGGTGTCTTGTGCCGAGTCGGAGATTTGCCCGCCATCAAATCCATGGGCGGTCTCGAACACTTGTGGCTCGATGTCTCCATTCTCGCCTTAATGTTACTGGGTTACCGCCTTCTTGCTTATCTTGCACTCCATCGAGTGCGCTTGAGGAGATAA
- the LOC137718004 gene encoding uncharacterized protein yields MTHANLMNNYFNLNSVHTEEDFRRRFQMRGHVFKHLLDDVQQVNLYFRQKRDRVGRPGFSPHLKVVVALRMMAYASSADSLDETHGISKFTCLDTLTEFCNTIVQLYKEEYLREPNHEDLNRLIRKAEDCGFPSMIGSLDYMHWDWKTCPTRWQ; encoded by the coding sequence ATGACGCATGCCAATCtaatgaacaactacttcaaccttAACTCGGTGCACACAGAAGAGGATTTTAGACGTCGCTTCCAAATGAGGGGTCATGTCTTCAAGCATTTACTTGATGATGTCCAGCAGGTCAATCTATACTTTCGACAGAAGCGGGATAGAGTAGGGCGCCCTGGTTTTTCACCTCATCTAAAGGTTGTTGTTGCACTACGAATGATGGCCTATGCCTCCTCAGCTGATTCACTGGATGAAACACATGGTATATCTAAGTTTACATGTCTTGATACTCTTACTGAATTCTGTAACACAATTGTTCAGCTTTACAAGGAGGAGTACCTCCGTGAGCCAAATCATGAAGATCTGAATCGGCTCATTCGCAAAGCTGAAGACTGTGGGTTTCCGAGCATGATAGGATCATTAGACTAcatgcattgggattggaagaCCTGTCCCACCAGATGGCAATGA